The sequence AAGATTTAACGTCAAAATGTAAAAATAGTATGCCACTCATCATATAACTTATACTGGGAGTACTAGTTTTGAGTATTATAAGCTATCCTACAACTAGCCTATATACGAAAATAAAAACGTAGTGTTGATATAAAAGTACTCTAGTGTATGTAATAGATTTAAAACAGACATCATAAATTTTCTTTTCTTTAAATAAAAAACGCCATAGATCATAAATCTATGGCGTTTTTTGTATTAGTCAATAATGTTACCTTATTCCAGCAAGGACGACACCTCCATCGAAATATCATCTCTATGTTCTTCCAGTTTCAGATCTCGCAGTGCTTTTGCAAACTGTTCTGTTAATGATTTTCCTTTACGAATTTTCTTTTCTGTCATTCTTACCAATGAAGCCTCTGTATCTATTTGTTTTTCGTTTAGCGGTTGCAAACCACTGATAGCAATATACCATTCATCATTTTCAGACTTCTTGTATTTGTAGAAATATACATATCCTTTTTTAAGGCTATATCCGGTCACTTGTTTATTTATAAAAACCAGCGTATCTGTTGCAGTACTATATCCTCTTTGCTGATACAATAAACTTCGGGCAATCAACTCCTGTGAAGCATATCGTTTCGGAAATTTATCCAATCGGTTGATGCTTTGTAGCTTTGTATACAAAAGTGCCCTGTATTTGTTATCTGAGGCTAATTGTTCAAGCAAGCTATCAGATACATTCTGTTTGTTTTTCAACAATACTTTCACTACCTCAATTACCGTTGAATTATCACTGGATTGTAGTAACCGCCCAAATAATCTGTCAACGTTTTTATTCTGATCCCGGTATGGAGCCAGCAAAGTGGCAAAATTGGTTAATCCAGAATTAGTGTCTCCCTCATATTCATAATAGGAATCCTCATCTTCAGATTCTTCAGCCATTTTCCGTTCTTCCTCCTGTGCAAAATGTCTTTTGGTGGCAATACGGGCATCATAAATCATTTGTCCCAGATACGAGTCGTAGGTCTTGGAATTAACAAAACTACTATCAACTAACATAGCCAGTGTACCATATACCGGATCTCTGTAATCAGACAAGGAAGCCAGTTTCAACAGATCAGGAAAAAGATGTTTTGTCAAGGCAAGTGAATCCCGTAACGGATAAAATAATCCATTAAGATCTGTTTGGGAATTAAAAATGGGTGGCTCATTTAAAACAATCTCTTTAAAAACAGTATAAGCTTCCTGAGTCTTTTGTAATGTTAAGGCATTGAGAATAGCATATTGTAATGTAGTAGTATCATTTGTATTCTGATAGGCAGATTTCAGAAAAGGTAAAATTTGTGGATGGTGCAATGTACCTAATTGTCCTATCAACAATCGTTTAGTATCCAGATAGCCTTTTTCTTTGGCATTGGCCTGTTGAATAAGTTGAATCAGACGAGGCGCATCGCTGTCCTGAAATTCCACATAATGAATAGATTCTTTTGCTTTTTGCCGTGTCTCCACATTTTTACTTGTGAAATCATCCAGAAATTCATTTGCCTTACTTACATACAATGATTTTCCTACAGGATCTCCTGTTGGAGTAAAGCTATCAAAGAAGGTCTTTATAAAAGCAGTCTGTCCCTGTAACGTATCTGAAACAGCACTTAGGGTATATAAAATCCGGTTACGTTGCACCAATTTGTATAACAGGCAACGGGAACTATTGGTATCCTGTAATACGATATATACTCCTGAGGCATCATTCAACACAGTTTTCTCTTTTTTTCTAACAATCTTCCCTGCAACAATCCCCTGTAACTCAGACTCCAGAAATTTATTTTCATTGCGAAAGCTATAATACTTGGGAAACTTCTGATAAGCTACTGTTATTTCTTCTCCTGAAGCAGGAGCTCTGAAAGTCAACATCTTCTCTACTACTCTGTAATCTTCTTCTTTCGGGCTAATTTCCGGCATATAGTCTTCATACAGGTTTTTAAGTTTCTCTCCTTCCCCTGGTTCACTCCCTTTAGGAATCTTCACAGAGAAACGTAAAGTTGTATCTGTATAGGCTTCCAAGGCACCTTGTGAAAACTCTTTAAAAGCAAACGAACTGAAGAACTTATCAACTGTCTTTCTATCTTTTTTATAGTTTCCGGATATGATATAATAGTGTGTTCCTTTCAAAAGGAACCTTGTCACATTGTTGGTTCCATATTTTGTTTTACTTATAACTTCCAGACAAGGATATCCTTTGTAGGTAGATAATTTGCGGGATACTGTCTTTTTGATGAAATCGGAATTCAGAAAGCTTTCTTCTATGATGCTCAGATCCGTTGTATCTTCTTCCAACGTTCGCAACTCGTTAACGTTCTTCTGAAGTATCATATAACTATTTCCGGTAATCTTGTCCCAAGCTTCCCATTCATGTAATATGCTGGCATCTGTATGTTCATTTGATACGGGAACATGGGGAAGATTTACCTGAAACCCTCCGGTTGATGGTGTATAGGGAAGCCAGCTTGCAGCGTTTATTTCTTTTAACTGAATAGAACTAAAAAATCTGTCAGCTTCTTTTCCTTCAATATAATCTCCATTACCACTCATTTTAAAGATAAATACCTCAAAAGGAGTTATCAGGATCTGATATCGCTGCATATCGCCACGTCGTGAACGATTTTTCACATTAAACCCCTGATAACCATTTTTCGTAACAGGAGTTTTAGACAATATTTTTCCAGGGATATGTTCATACAACAGGCTATCTACACGATCAAGCACTTGTTCAGGTGTTTGTCCTAAAAATAGCCCATTTGTTTTAACCCGGCTCACAGCATAGTAAGCACCATTAGCTAAGTCTGCATATTGTCGTTGTGCAAGTGGGTTGGGAGTGGAAAAGTCATATAATTTACCTGGCATCTCTACCTGAAACCAGCCATCATCTGATACTTGTCTGGAAAATTCTCTATCAACACGCAATTTTTCAATCTGATCTTTCTGTTCGCTGTCCCGTTCTCCCATTTTTATGGGTTTCACTGTATATCCGGCTTTACGAAGCATATTAATTAATCCTCTATCACCAGGCAGGTGAGCAGCTCCTACTCCAACAAATAAACTGGATTTCTGAATAATAGAGTCAATAGAATGAAACATATTCTCATTCCTTTTGTAAAGGAATTTCTCCAGAAATGCGTCCGATTGATACTGCTTCCGGGATAATGAATCTAACAAATCCAGATTTCCACTCCGATATGCATCTGTCAGTACATGGGGTTGTAGCATCCGATAATCATCCTCATCTACCTCTCTGTTTCGTGTTTTCTTTTGCTTCATCTCTTCTGCCATATCTTTCAGCGCTTCCAGAACCAGTTGTTCAGACTCCCTAAAATTCTCTACACCAGTAGCCCGTTTGCCTAATCTCTTGCCTACCTGATAAATATACAGATCCAGAAAAGTGTTTTCCTCAAAATCTTCCATATCCATGTAAGACCTGTACAGCAATTGATTCAACATCTCCGGATCATAAGATAAGGCTGCCTGCAGTAATTTCTTATAATCTGAAATCGTAAACTCGTCTGATGACAACCGGCCATTTTTACGCTTATACTGTTCAGAGCGGGCTTTTTGAAAAATAGACTGAGTATAATCATCCTGCATTTCATCTGGATTTGTTTCCAGAGCAACTACTTCAGCATTGCGGATAGAAGTATAAAAAGCATCCCCCAGATGAAAGGCCACTTTAGAGCTTACGTGCATGGTTCCAAACAGATAGGAAGGCTTCTGAAGATTCTTTCCCGATATTTCCCAAAGTAACCCCTGATACTTAACTGCTGAACTTTGTGCAAAGGAATAAAAACAAGTCAACCCGATAAGAGCAATACTCAGATAAATTCTCATGATAACAGATAGTGAACAATATACAAAGGTAACGTTTATTCCCCTGAAAATGTACACGTTGTAATATTTAAAGAGAAATATTATTCCTTTCTTCAAGGCTGATTTCCTATCTATTTAAAATAATCTGATACGAGCACAGCAATCTATCAGATTCATTTTTTATTCAAATACCTACGAGACAATCCCTTACACCTTTGGCAGATAAAATATACCGCTTGTATAGATTTAAAACTATTCTTAAGAGAAAGAGAAGAAACAAAACATAATTTATTTATATTTCAACACACATTTATCCAATCCTCTTATTCACCTAAACCCTTTTTAAACTATGCAAGTACTACGCATTCTAACTATTTTTGTATTTTTTCTAGCTGTATATGCTACTTCTGTTGCCCAGTCTTCCGGAAATAAACCAGACGATAGCAAACCTGATAGTGTTGCCATTCTTCAGGAGTATGTTGGCACTTATAACGTAAAAGGAAACAATGATTTCAGTAAAGCGATTGTCACATTGGAGGGTGGCAAATTGTATGGACACACAGATACTCAGACCCAGGTTATGCCTCTCAGTCCTACAAAAGTACCTGATGTGTTTTCTATTACCTCTCCAGATAACTCTGTCGATGTAACTGTCACTTTTCTGAGAAATGAGACAAAGAAAGTATCCAGTATCAAGATCTATTACAATGGACTGGAAACCAGAGGGGAAAAAGAAAAATAAGTATGAATAGAATTAAAATATAAATCCAAGGCTACTACAATCAAAAACAGGTAGCCTTGGATTTTAGCAATTTCCACCTATATGTTTTAAAGCCTCTCGCTTGCTTAGGTTCGACATACATTGTACTGAAACAAAATCCCGAACTACTTCAGGATTTGTATATGCATATTCGCGTAGAGCCCATCCAATTCCTTTTTGAATAAAAAATTCTTTTGAATCAGCACGCAGACGGATCAGATCAAACAACAATTCCTGATCAGTCAGCTTTTTGTATTTCCGTTGAAAAGTTATAGCTACTCGTTGTAACCATGTGTTCTCAGAAGCAATCCATTGATAAGCTATAGTATGCATTTTCTCTGGAAAATAGCGAAAGTAAGGCGCTACCAGCCCTGAAGAAACAGCATCAACAGTATCCCACCAGGATCGTTGTATAATCATTTTTTCGATTAGATCAAGAGAACTTTCCTGTCGATAATAGTTACAGGAAGCAGCCAGGTCTATGGCAAAATACTGGAGTTCCCGCTCAGTTTGCTGCCATAGTTCAGGCAAAATTGTTTCCAGATTTACCTTCGTTGGTAGTCCATACTCTCTGATAAACTGCTTATCAAGTATTCGCCGTTGTGGATGTTTGATTCCAAAAAATTCAAACTGATTTCTCATATACTGGCTCATAGCCTGAGCATATGCAGTGTTCCTCTGTTTCTGATAGCGTTCTGTCAATGGATAGATATATCCTTCAAAAATATCCATGTAATAATTATGATTGTCAGCAAAAGAAAACAGGACTACACACTAAATAGGTTATAGCCCTGTCGAATTTAACTTTACATTTACGATGTCACTATCAGTAGAGTTATTTGCTCATTAGCTCTTCTACCAGCTTGGTTACACCTTCACTTGCTTTCGCCTCAATCAGGTGCAGATTAGGACGTGGAGCAACATAAGGCATATTAAGATCTATGACATATTTAGGAACTTCAATAGGTACATAGTCGATTAGACCTGCAGCCGGATACACAACCAAAGAGGTACCAATCACCATAAATATATCTGCTGACAAAGCCTGAATTACAGCTTTTTCTATTAGAGGTACTGCTTCTCCAAACCATACAATATCCGGACGCAACTGCGATCCTTTCTCACAGGTATCTCCTAGCTTAATTTCCCATCCATCCATCTCATAGACAAGTGAAGGATCAACTGTACTGCGTGATTTAAATAGTTCTCCATGCAAGTGCATTACCTTAGTCGATCCGGCTCTTTCGTGCAGGTTATCTACGTTTTGTGTTACAATAACCACATTATACTTCTCTTCAAGCTTAGCCAATCCATAGTGAGCCGCATTAGGCTCTACGGTCTTAGCTTGTTTCCGGCGTTGATTGTAAAAATCAAGCACCAATCCAGGATTACGTTTCCATCCTTCAGGGGATGCTACAGACATAACATCATGTCCCTCCCATAATCCGTTGGAATCTCTAAATGTAGCAATTCCACTTTCTGCACTGATTCCGGCACCGGTCAGTACAACAATTTTCTGTTTCATAGTATAGGTGTGTTAAAAATACAGGCAGAAGACCTACCTTTGGATTACAAATATCGGTAATTATTTCTTGAATAACTTCTTTGTCTAAGTGTATGTTTTTTACAGAAGAGATCTACTATAAGGCAATGAATTTTGCCGGAGAAGCACACCATGCTCAGTTTATGCCAGGAAGTACAATTCCATATGTCACTCATCTGGCTAATGTCTGTATGGAAGTAGTCACTGCACTGACATATTCATCCAGTCACTCTTTGAATGGAGACTTACTGGTTTGTAGCGCCCTGTTGCATGATGTACTGGAAGATACACCTGTATCATATACAGAAGTAGAGGCCCTATTTGGGACAGAAGTAGCAAAAGGAGTTGCAGCACTGACACGTAATACATTATTACCAGAAGCAGAACAGATTCCAGATAGTTTGCAGCGAATTCTAAGACAACCTGTTGAAATTCGAATGGTAAAAATGGCAGATCGCATAGATAACCTGCGCCAGAATCCACTACTGTGGTCTAACTCTCAACGAAAAGCCTATCAGAATGAGGCACAATTAATATTAAAGACGCTAGGAGGTTGTAATCTCTATCTTGAAGAACAACTAAAGAAGAAAATCAATTCTTACAACCAATATCTTGAGGTAGTATAACCAGAATCAATGAAAATTCACTGATTCTGGTTTAAAGAGTCTAAAATGATTTATTTCTTCGTCTTGGTAGACTTTTTGGAAGTTGATTTCTCGCCAGCAGCTTTTGTTGTCTTTGTGGCTGCTTTTGTTGTTGTTTTTGCAGCAGCGCCTTTCTTGGCGAAACGACCTGTTTTAGGCTTGCTATCAGCTTCTTTTGCCAATTCAAGACATTCTTCCAGGGTCAGACTTTTTGGATCTTTGCTTTTCGGTATTTTTATATTCTGCTTACCAATAGCAATATAAGGTCCAAAACGGCCATTCAAGATCCTCACATCCGGATTGCCTGGAAATTCCTTTATCGATTTTTCAGCATCTGATTTTCGTTTTGCCTGAATAATCACAATAGCTCTTTCATCATCTATGCTATAGGGATCATCTTCCTTGCCCAACGAATAGTATTTGCCATCGTGCTGGATATAAGGACCAAACTTGCCAATAGCTACTTTCATTACTTTGTCTTCATAACTACCAATTTCACGAGGAAGCTTAAATAATTCCAGTGCTTCTTCTAGGCTCAACCGTTCCATAAACTGGCCTTTTTTCAGACTGGCAAAACGTGGCTTTACATCATCCTCCATTTCTCCAATCTGGACATACGGTCCAAATTTGCCAAGTTTTACTGAAACAGGCTCACCTGTTTCCGGATGTGTGCCCAGCGAGCGTGACTTGCCAACAGAAGATCGTTGTATCTCATCTGTATTCTCAATCTTGCGATGGAAGCCATCATAGAACTTTTCCAGCATTTCTTCCCAGATCATTCGACCCTGCGCAATCTCATCAAAATCCTTCTCTACAGTAGCTGTGAACTTAAAATCTATAACATCTGGAAAGTATTGTACCAGAAAGTCATTCACAATCATTGCTACGTCGGTTGGGAACAACTTAGCTTTTTCTGCTCCAAATATTTCTTTTTTTGAATCTGTACTAATACTATTGTTCTTCAGCGTAATCTCTCTATACGAACGCTCTTTTCCATCACGATCTTCTTTCACCACATATCCCCGCTGCTGAACAGTAGAGACAGTTGGAGCATACGTAGAAGGACGTCCAATACCCAACTCTTCCAGCTTCTTTACCAGACTCGCTTCTGTATACCGTGCAGCAGGACGAGAAAAACGTTGAACAGCTTTCATATTATCCAGTTGCAATTGTTGACCAATCGTCAACGGAGGAAGCATTGCTTTGTTTTCCTCATCGTCCTCATCAGTAGACTCAATATACACTCTTAGGAAACCATCAAACTTGATTACTTCTCCTGTGGCGATCAGTTCTTCTTTTAAGACTCCATTGGCAGGTGAATTAATAGAAATAGTAGCTGTTGTCCGTTCTAACTGAGCATCTGCCATCTGAGAAGCAATTGCACGTTTCCAGATCAGTTCATACAAACGTTGCTCATCCCGTGAATCATTGATTGAACTAACACTAAAATCAGTTGGACGAATAGCTTCGTGTGCTTCCTGAGCTGAGTCTGATTTAGTTTTGAAACGGCGTGTTTGTAAGTATTGCTTACCAAAGCTATTTGTAATTTCAGTTGCTGCTTTTGTCAAAGCCTCTTCGGACAGATTGGTTGAGTCCGTACGCATATAGGTAATTTTACCAGACTCATACAGTTTCTGAGCAATCATCATTGTTTTGGAAACCGAGAAATATAATTTCCGGCTTGCTTCCTGTTGCAATGTAGAAGTGGTAAATGGAGGTGCAGGTGTACGTTTTGCAGGTTTGGTCTCCAGATTTTTTATCTTGAAAACTCCATTCAGGCATCGATTCAAAAAATCCAGTGCATCTGCTTCCGTGTCAAAATTTTTAGGTAATTCCGCGACTAGAGTCTTCCCTTTTTCTACCTGAAATAAAGCTGAAACCTTATAAGAAGATTTTGTTTCAAATCCTTCAATCTCACGTTCCCGCTCTACAATCAACCGCACTGCTACCGATTGTACCCTTCCCGCTGACAATCCCGTTTTGATTTTCTTCCAGAGCACAGGTGATAATTCATATCCCACTAAACGATCCAGAATCCGGCGTGCCTGTTGGGCGTTTACCAGATCCAAGTCCAGACTTCTTGGTGACTGAATAGCATTTAGAATGGCATTTTTAGTAATTTCACGAAAAACGATTCGTTTGGTTTTATTTTCCTGTAAGTTCAGAGCTTCTTTCAAATGCCAGGAAATAGCCTCCCCTTCCCGGTCATCGTCAGTTGCCAGCCACACTACCTCTGCATCTGCTG is a genomic window of Xanthocytophaga agilis containing:
- a CDS encoding DNA alkylation repair protein, whose amino-acid sequence is MDIFEGYIYPLTERYQKQRNTAYAQAMSQYMRNQFEFFGIKHPQRRILDKQFIREYGLPTKVNLETILPELWQQTERELQYFAIDLAASCNYYRQESSLDLIEKMIIQRSWWDTVDAVSSGLVAPYFRYFPEKMHTIAYQWIASENTWLQRVAITFQRKYKKLTDQELLFDLIRLRADSKEFFIQKGIGWALREYAYTNPEVVRDFVSVQCMSNLSKREALKHIGGNC
- a CDS encoding HD domain-containing protein, which produces MFFTEEIYYKAMNFAGEAHHAQFMPGSTIPYVTHLANVCMEVVTALTYSSSHSLNGDLLVCSALLHDVLEDTPVSYTEVEALFGTEVAKGVAALTRNTLLPEAEQIPDSLQRILRQPVEIRMVKMADRIDNLRQNPLLWSNSQRKAYQNEAQLILKTLGGCNLYLEEQLKKKINSYNQYLEVV
- a CDS encoding NAD-dependent deacylase, encoding MKQKIVVLTGAGISAESGIATFRDSNGLWEGHDVMSVASPEGWKRNPGLVLDFYNQRRKQAKTVEPNAAHYGLAKLEEKYNVVIVTQNVDNLHERAGSTKVMHLHGELFKSRSTVDPSLVYEMDGWEIKLGDTCEKGSQLRPDIVWFGEAVPLIEKAVIQALSADIFMVIGTSLVVYPAAGLIDYVPIEVPKYVIDLNMPYVAPRPNLHLIEAKASEGVTKLVEELMSK
- a CDS encoding DUF3471 domain-containing protein, producing MQVLRILTIFVFFLAVYATSVAQSSGNKPDDSKPDSVAILQEYVGTYNVKGNNDFSKAIVTLEGGKLYGHTDTQTQVMPLSPTKVPDVFSITSPDNSVDVTVTFLRNETKKVSSIKIYYNGLETRGEKEK
- the topA gene encoding type I DNA topoisomerase; translated protein: MTKNLVIVESPAKAKTIEGYLGKDFTVRSSFGHVRDLPEKGIAIDVKNHFRPTYEINDDKKDLVNQLQQLAADAEVVWLATDDDREGEAISWHLKEALNLQENKTKRIVFREITKNAILNAIQSPRSLDLDLVNAQQARRILDRLVGYELSPVLWKKIKTGLSAGRVQSVAVRLIVEREREIEGFETKSSYKVSALFQVEKGKTLVAELPKNFDTEADALDFLNRCLNGVFKIKNLETKPAKRTPAPPFTTSTLQQEASRKLYFSVSKTMMIAQKLYESGKITYMRTDSTNLSEEALTKAATEITNSFGKQYLQTRRFKTKSDSAQEAHEAIRPTDFSVSSINDSRDEQRLYELIWKRAIASQMADAQLERTTATISINSPANGVLKEELIATGEVIKFDGFLRVYIESTDEDDEENKAMLPPLTIGQQLQLDNMKAVQRFSRPAARYTEASLVKKLEELGIGRPSTYAPTVSTVQQRGYVVKEDRDGKERSYREITLKNNSISTDSKKEIFGAEKAKLFPTDVAMIVNDFLVQYFPDVIDFKFTATVEKDFDEIAQGRMIWEEMLEKFYDGFHRKIENTDEIQRSSVGKSRSLGTHPETGEPVSVKLGKFGPYVQIGEMEDDVKPRFASLKKGQFMERLSLEEALELFKLPREIGSYEDKVMKVAIGKFGPYIQHDGKYYSLGKEDDPYSIDDERAIVIIQAKRKSDAEKSIKEFPGNPDVRILNGRFGPYIAIGKQNIKIPKSKDPKSLTLEECLELAKEADSKPKTGRFAKKGAAAKTTTKAATKTTKAAGEKSTSKKSTKTKK
- a CDS encoding TraB/GumN family protein, with product MRIYLSIALIGLTCFYSFAQSSAVKYQGLLWEISGKNLQKPSYLFGTMHVSSKVAFHLGDAFYTSIRNAEVVALETNPDEMQDDYTQSIFQKARSEQYKRKNGRLSSDEFTISDYKKLLQAALSYDPEMLNQLLYRSYMDMEDFEENTFLDLYIYQVGKRLGKRATGVENFRESEQLVLEALKDMAEEMKQKKTRNREVDEDDYRMLQPHVLTDAYRSGNLDLLDSLSRKQYQSDAFLEKFLYKRNENMFHSIDSIIQKSSLFVGVGAAHLPGDRGLINMLRKAGYTVKPIKMGERDSEQKDQIEKLRVDREFSRQVSDDGWFQVEMPGKLYDFSTPNPLAQRQYADLANGAYYAVSRVKTNGLFLGQTPEQVLDRVDSLLYEHIPGKILSKTPVTKNGYQGFNVKNRSRRGDMQRYQILITPFEVFIFKMSGNGDYIEGKEADRFFSSIQLKEINAASWLPYTPSTGGFQVNLPHVPVSNEHTDASILHEWEAWDKITGNSYMILQKNVNELRTLEEDTTDLSIIEESFLNSDFIKKTVSRKLSTYKGYPCLEVISKTKYGTNNVTRFLLKGTHYYIISGNYKKDRKTVDKFFSSFAFKEFSQGALEAYTDTTLRFSVKIPKGSEPGEGEKLKNLYEDYMPEISPKEEDYRVVEKMLTFRAPASGEEITVAYQKFPKYYSFRNENKFLESELQGIVAGKIVRKKEKTVLNDASGVYIVLQDTNSSRCLLYKLVQRNRILYTLSAVSDTLQGQTAFIKTFFDSFTPTGDPVGKSLYVSKANEFLDDFTSKNVETRQKAKESIHYVEFQDSDAPRLIQLIQQANAKEKGYLDTKRLLIGQLGTLHHPQILPFLKSAYQNTNDTTTLQYAILNALTLQKTQEAYTVFKEIVLNEPPIFNSQTDLNGLFYPLRDSLALTKHLFPDLLKLASLSDYRDPVYGTLAMLVDSSFVNSKTYDSYLGQMIYDARIATKRHFAQEEERKMAEESEDEDSYYEYEGDTNSGLTNFATLLAPYRDQNKNVDRLFGRLLQSSDNSTVIEVVKVLLKNKQNVSDSLLEQLASDNKYRALLYTKLQSINRLDKFPKRYASQELIARSLLYQQRGYSTATDTLVFINKQVTGYSLKKGYVYFYKYKKSENDEWYIAISGLQPLNEKQIDTEASLVRMTEKKIRKGKSLTEQFAKALRDLKLEEHRDDISMEVSSLLE